Proteins from a genomic interval of Capsicum annuum cultivar UCD-10X-F1 chromosome 4, UCD10Xv1.1, whole genome shotgun sequence:
- the LOC107869078 gene encoding polyubiquitin-like produces MGKRKRKRKRKRRAVKLNVKESDSIGHVKALLHDKEGILVCLQQLLSGDNKLVDGRKLVDYGICENSTLHANVEDSIPKIKLYVKRSYAEGIIAVISKMYITIQDIKSRILAKEGTSSGKFSLFHDGKFLEDGNTLAYLNIDDGSTLHLVFNPEDRFLISVVMPDYQVEQIESQG; encoded by the exons ATggggaagaggaagaggaagaggaagaggaagagaagGGCTG TCAAGTTAAACGTTAAGGAATCAGATAGTATTGGACATGTCAAAGCGTTGCTACATGATAAGGAGGGCATACTGGTATGTCTTCAACAGCTGCTTTCAGGAGATAATAAGCTAGTGGATGGACGGAAGCTAGTTGATTATGGCATTTGCGAGAACTCCACCCTTCATGCTAATGTTGAAGATTCAATCCCAAAGATCAAACTATATGTAAAGAGATCGTATGCTGAAGGCATCATTGCTGTTATTTCAAAGATGTATATTACTATCCAGGATATCAAATCTAGGATTCTGGCCAAAGAAGGAACAAGCTCGGGCAAATTCTCTCTTTTTCATGATGGAAAGTTTCTTGAAGATGGCAACACCTTAGCTTATCTCAATATTGATGATGGATCAACCCTTCATCTGGTGTTCAATCCAGAAGACAGATTTCTAATTAGTGTTGTAATGCCAGATTATCAAGTCGAACAAATAGAAAGTCAGGGCTAG